One stretch of Coleofasciculaceae cyanobacterium DNA includes these proteins:
- a CDS encoding NUDIX domain-containing protein has translation MKTNSKVKHKANTKLESLADFKVGVDNVIFSVDTAYNRVLVLLRKRNDEPFNNYWSLPGTLVRQGESLTDAAYRTLAEKIQVDNLYLEQLYSFGDPGRDPRENFDSFGVRYLSVSYFALVRYEAAKIINQSNYGVSWYKVTEIPKLAFDHDEIFKYGWNRLKNKLQYSPIAFDVLPTEFTLNEVYQLYCTILGENFSDYSNFRSRLLKLGFLSDTRVKVSRGAGRPASLYKFDSAAFAPLKDKPLLFI, from the coding sequence ATGAAAACTAATTCTAAAGTAAAGCACAAAGCTAATACCAAATTAGAGAGTTTAGCGGACTTTAAAGTAGGCGTAGATAACGTTATTTTTTCGGTAGATACTGCTTACAATCGCGTCTTAGTTTTATTGCGTAAAAGAAATGATGAACCTTTTAATAATTATTGGAGTTTACCAGGCACATTAGTACGCCAGGGAGAATCTTTAACCGATGCTGCTTATCGCACTTTAGCTGAGAAAATTCAAGTAGATAATTTATATTTAGAACAGCTATATTCTTTTGGCGATCCTGGTAGAGATCCCAGAGAAAATTTCGATAGCTTTGGAGTGCGATATTTATCGGTAAGTTATTTTGCCTTGGTTAGATATGAAGCAGCAAAAATTATTAATCAATCAAACTATGGTGTTTCCTGGTACAAAGTAACTGAAATTCCTAAATTAGCTTTCGATCACGATGAAATTTTTAAATATGGCTGGAATCGGCTAAAAAACAAACTGCAATATAGTCCAATTGCCTTTGATGTTTTGCCAACCGAATTTACCTTAAATGAAGTTTATCAACTTTATTGCACAATTTTAGGAGAAAATTTTTCCGACTATTCTAATTTTAGATCTCGTTTACTAAAGCTCGGTTTCTTATCAGATACAAGAGTTAAAGTATCTCGTGGTGCTGGTCGTCCTGCAAGTTTATACAAGTTTGATTCAGCCGCTTTTGCTCCGCTTAAAGATAAACCTTTGTTGTTTATTTAA
- a CDS encoding nicotinate-nucleotide adenylyltransferase, whose product MKKIALFGTSADPPTVGHQTILHWLSQHYDLVIVWASDNPFKQHQTPLGDRTKMLDLAITDINLPCNNISLQPELSDRRTLITVNKAKNQWGEAEFSLVIGSDILPQITSWYRIEKLLTQVKVLIVPRLGYDMKETDLASLAQVGGKFAIANLNAPKVSSSTYRLQKDPSLVTLSVREYIFQKNLYNATIEANQPRQEEKV is encoded by the coding sequence ATGAAAAAAATAGCCTTGTTTGGTACAAGTGCCGATCCGCCGACGGTAGGACATCAAACTATTTTACACTGGTTATCCCAGCATTACGATCTCGTAATAGTTTGGGCATCAGATAATCCATTTAAGCAGCATCAAACCCCATTGGGCGATCGCACAAAAATGTTGGATCTAGCGATTACTGACATTAACCTTCCCTGTAATAATATCAGTCTGCAACCAGAATTAAGCGATCGCCGTACTTTAATTACCGTTAACAAAGCTAAGAATCAATGGGGAGAAGCTGAATTTAGCCTAGTTATTGGCTCGGATATTTTACCGCAGATTACTAGCTGGTATCGTATTGAAAAGTTATTGACGCAGGTCAAGGTTTTAATTGTACCCCGTCTAGGATATGACATGAAAGAAACAGATTTAGCATCTTTAGCTCAAGTTGGGGGTAAATTTGCGATCGCAAATTTAAATGCGCCAAAAGTATCCTCTAGTACATATCGTTTACAAAAAGATCCAAGTTTAGTTACTCTTTCGGTTAGAGAATACATTTTCCAGAAAAATTTGTATAACGCAACGATAGAAGCTAACCAACCGAGACAAGAGGAAAAAGTATGA